The proteins below come from a single Mya arenaria isolate MELC-2E11 chromosome 6, ASM2691426v1 genomic window:
- the LOC128237735 gene encoding cytochrome P450 4A2-like has product MQREHPLEVGHSDGKRRLDFLDILLSAKDEQGRGLDRQEIQDEVDTFTFEGHDTTASALAWGIYALGQYPDIQEKVYEDAKSVVGSKKHVDPGDLHAFKYIPIYIKEVLRYYTPVPVISRKSPNTIVLDGLEIPPGSRVDVPIYIMHHNPAIWKNPEDFRPERFSDKQKVEHEVFGFAPFSAGSRNCIGQVFALNELKISLAKFVNRFEVRPDPGHKPDMLWDMITRSTTGLKVCLKERSNRRQC; this is encoded by the exons ATGCAGAG AGAGCACCCGTTGGAGGTTGGTCATTCCGACGGGAAGAGGCGACTGGACTTCTTGGACATTCTTTTGTCGGCCAAAGATGAGCAGGGCCGGGGACTGGACAGGCAGGAAATACAGGACGAAGTCGATACATTCACATTTGAAG GTCACGATACCACAGCTTCTGCTCTGGCCTGGGGTATATATGCCCTCGGACAGTACCCTGATATACAAGAGAAAGTGTATGAAGACGCCAAGAGCGTTGTAGGATCGAAAAAACATGTCGACCC TGGGGATCTACATGCCTTCAAATATATCCCTATATACATCAAGGAAGTTCTGCGCTACTACACCCCAGTCCCAGTCATAAGCAGGAAGAGCCCAAATACTATCGTGCTGGACGGATTGGAGATACCACCCGGTTCTAGAGTGGATGTACCTATCTACATTATGCACCATAACCCTGCAATTTGGAAAAATCCTGAG GATTTCCGCCCAGAGAGATTTAGCGACAAACAGAAAGTAGAGCATGAAGTGTTCGGTTTTGCACCTTTCTCTGCCGGATCCAG aaactgTATTGGTCAAGTATTTGCCTTGAACGAACTTAAGATTTCACTTGCTAAGTTTGTCAATAG GTTTGAGGTTCGACCGGATCCAGGTCATAAGCCGGATATGCTGTGGGATATGATCACTCGGTCCACGACTGGACTTAAAGTGTGCCTGAAGGAAAGGTCCAACAGACGCCAGTGCTAG
- the LOC128238713 gene encoding cytochrome P450 4F6-like, whose product MENISWTIVCGILIVLIWKGVFSVFKYVRMCRKLRKVPQQPSHWLLGHLNRIKGSKDYVQYGMEMYKTGCKLFCIWLGPNPVVCVNHPDTFKQLIGQEHRKARGRLDGYHYLQDWMGEGLLISDGWKWERIRKLLTPAFHFSILTGYVDIMNSASDDFQEKVIENMSASPLVDIYPLVSRMTLDTMMKCSLSFDGSMQAKMNEEYVKAVQRMGTLLVNRCLTPYIPQWLYYLSAEGREWKKLINVVQGFTRKIIDARQMSLESRFTIFKYEIQPSGLKQMLLNY is encoded by the exons ATGGAAAACATTTCATGGACAATTGTTTGTGGTATTCTTATTGTGTTGATTTGGAAAGGAGTCTTCTCAGTTTTTAAATATGTCCGGATGTGTAGAAAACTTCGGAAAGTTCCACAACAACCCTCGCATTGGCTGCTTGGGCATTTAAACAGG ATAAAAGGCTCCAAGGATTATGTTCAGTATGGAATGGAAATGTACAAAACCGGCTGTAAACTGTTCTGCATCTGGCTGGGGCCGAACCCGGTAGTTTGTGTCAATCATCCAGACACGTTCAAACAGCTGATTGGTCAGGAGCACAGGAAGGCTAGAGGGAGGCTTGATGGATATCATTACTTGCAAGATTGGATGG GCGAGGGACTGCTGATCAGCGATGGCTGGAAGTGGGAGAGAATCCGGAAGTTGCTCACACCCGCATTCCACTTTAGTATTCTGACAGGATACGTTGACATAATGAACAGCGCGTCGGATGACTTCCAG gAAAAGGTGATAGAAAATATGTCGGCTAGTCCATTAGTAGACATTTATCCGTTGGTGTCCCGGATGACCTTGGATACCATGATGAAATGTTCTCTATCATTTGATGGTTCGATGCAAGCAAAAAT gaATGAAGAGTACGTCAAGGCGGTGCAACGGATGGGTACCTTACTCGTGAACCGTTGTTT aacCCCGTATATTCCACAGTGGCTTTACTACCTGTCTGCAGAAGGCAGAGAATGGAAGAAACTTATCAATGTGGTGCAAGGATTTACAAGGAAAATCATTGACGCGAGGCAAATGTCATTGGAAAGTcgatttactatttttaaatacgAAATCCAACCCAGTGGTTTGaaacaaatgcttttaaattattaa